The DNA region AAAAGGCTGGCCTCGTCATCTCCGGCACCTCGCCTGATGACACGTTGACCGAGATCATCGAACTGAAGGACCACCCATTCTACGTGGCGGCTCAGTTCCACCCGGAATTCCTGTCGCGCCCGAACCACCCGCATCCGTTGTTCTCCGGATTCGTGGCGGCATCGCTCGAAAACGCGACCTCGATCTAAGCCATCGGCTGACAGATCCAAAACTCACCATGAGGTGCCTGACACTCGCTGTCGGGCGCCTCATTTTTTTTTTGCCACCGCACATCTCCGGAGTCTGAATCAGACAGAACCACAAGAATTTGAGACAATTTCTCTCATCATATTCGCCCCTAATCCGTTACGCATGAGCAATCGTACTTCCAATGCGTATCCCATTACTGCTAGACATAGCTTTGCTCTAGAAAGCCCCATTTGATCCACGATTTATGAACAGCCGAAAACGCCCGACCCCTCGCATCCTCAAGACACTCGCCGCATCCGCGGTCTGTCTGGTTGCGAGCACGCTCGCCTCACACGCCAACCAGCCGCCGCAGCCCCCTCTCTTCCCGCACGAAACGTCGGACCTTCAGGTCGATCCTGCGATCAAGTTCGGCAAACTCGAGAACGGCGTCCGCTACGCCATCCTCAAAAACACCGAGCCTCCAAACCACGTCTCGCTGCGCCTCCATATCGACGCAGGATCCCTCGCCGAAGCCGATAACCAGCAGGGACTCGCTCACTTCCTTGAGCACATGGCATTCAACGGCACGGAGCACTTCGGGCCAGACGAACTCGTCACCTTCCTCCAAAACAACGGCATCTCGTTCGGCGCGCACCTCAACGCCTACACCAGCTTCGACGAAACCGTCTACATGCTCGACCTCCCGGACAACAATCAGGAGCTCGTCGACAAGGGCATGCTGGTCATCGCCGATTGGGCCGACGGCATGTCCCTGATCGAAGAACAAATCGACCACGAGCGGGGCGTTATCCTCGCCGAAAAGCGCGACCGCGACTCGGTGGAGTTCCGCGTCATGGAACAACAGTTCAAGAACCTCCTGCCAGAAGCCCGCGTCACCAAGCGCTTCCCTATCGGCACGGAAGAAGTCATCACAGGCGCACCTCGCGAGCGATTCGTTGAGTTCTACGAAGACAATTACTCACCAGACCGCACCACGGTCGTCGTCGTTGGCGACATCGATGAAGCCAAGATCGAAGCCAAGATCCGCGAACTCTTCGGCAAAATGGAGCCGCTCACCGAACGCAAGCCCGATCCAGAACTCGGCCAAATCACCGTCTTCGAGAAACCGCAGCCGTCCGTGATCGTCGACGACGAGCTCAAGTCGACCAGCGTCGACATCACCTCGATCAAACCTTACCAGCATCATAGCGATAGCGTCGCGGACCGCACACGCAGGCTCCCACTGAACCTTGCCACCGCGATGCTCAACACACGCCTCGGCGTACTCGCCAAATCAGAGGATGCCGGCTTCACTTCGGCCTCTGTCTCATCGTACGAACTGATGGAAACCGCCGAGATGAACTCCATCTCAGTGACCGCCAAGGATCACGATTGGAAGCGCGCTCTGGAGGTCGCGGAGAACGAACTCCGCCGCGCGCTGGAGTTCGGGTTCACCCAGGCTGAATATGACGAAGTCGTGGCCAACCTCGGCCGCTCATTCGAAGATGCAGTAAAGAGCAAAAGCACACGTCACTCAGACTCGTTGGCGGTTGCACTCACCGGCTCGATCCACGACGGCAAAGTGTTCACCACCCCGGAATCCAACCTCGAATGGTTCAAGGCCACGATCGGCTCGATGAGTCCGGAAATCGCCCACCAAGCACTGGTCAAAGCATGGAGTGAACCAAACCTCGCCATCAACCTGACCTCACCAAAAGAAGTCGAAGGCAAGGAAGCTGCGCTGATGGAGCAATTCGCTGCCGTGACTCAAAACGAAGTCACCGCGCCAGCAGAGACCGAAACCTCGGCATTCGCCTACGATAACCTTGGCGAGCCAGGCACCGTCACCAAGCGCACGGAGATCGAAGACCTCGGCATCACCCAGCTCGAGCTCTCAAATGGCGTACGCGTCAATTTGAAGTCGACCGACTTCGCCAAGAACGAAGTCAATCTGACCGCACGCATCTCCGGCGGCTTGGTTGTCCAGCCGGAGAACAAGCCCGGACTCTCGATGATTCTCAGCGGATTCTTCAACGGCGGCGGTCTGGAAGCGCATCCCGTCGATGAGCTCCAGCGGATCTTCGCAGGCAAGAAAATCGGAACCGCTCTCAGCGTAGACGAAGACGCCTTCGTTCTCGCCGGAAAAACCACACCGGAAGACATGGAGGACCAACTCAAACTGATGGTCGCCTACATTCAGCACCCGGGCTACCGCGATGAAGCGGAGCGCATGATCCGAAACATGCTCCCAATGCTCACCGCCCAGCTCAAAACAACTCCACAAGGAATCCTCTCCACCAAGGGAGCCCATTTCCTGGCTGGCAACGACCCTCGCTTCGGCCTGGCATCCACCGACGTGCTCGACGACTACACCATGGAAGACGTCAAAGCCTGGTTGAGCGGCCCACTCAGCGACGGATCGATCGAGCTCTCAATCGTTGGCGACTTCGATGTGGAATCGATTATCCCACAAATCGCAGCAACCTTCGGTGCCCTGCCAACCCGCCCATGGAGCTGGTCGGTCAATGCCGAAGCGCGCGAAGTGCCATCTCCAGAGTCCAACCGCAAGACCTTCCACTTGGACAGCAAACTGCCAAAAGGACTCGTCACCGTGAACTGGCCACTTGATCCAAACGAGGACATCCACAAATCGCGCACTGCCCGACTTCTCGGAGACATCCTCAGTGACCGCCTACGTGTCGAGATCCGCGAAAAAGCCGGCGACGCCTACAGCCCACAAGCAGGCTTCAGCGACTCCCGCTTCTGGATCAATGACGGCACACTCATGACCTTCATTCAAGTCGACCCTAAACTCACCGACGACATCGCCGAGCGCCTCATCGCCATCGGCAACGACTTGGCTGAAAACGGTGCCACCGCTGAAGAGCTTGAGCGCGCTCGCGAACCAGCCCTCGCATTGGTTACCAAAGCTGTGCGTTCCAATAGCTATTGGCTCGGATCGGTTCTCAATGGGTCACAGCACAAGGCTCACCAGATCGACTGGGCGCGCACGTTCCCTGACGGTTACTCAAAGGTCACGTTGGAGGAGGTGAACGCCATGGCAAAGGAAACCCTCACCAAGGACAAGGCCACCACCGTCATCATCACCACCGATAAGGCCGCCGCAGACGAAGAACAGCAGCCAGCCGCAGACGAAGCCGCGTAAATCAAAACACCCCCGACGATCACGCCGGAATCACAAAGGGAGCATGCAGTCCGCATGCTCCCTTTTTTCGTCGCTGAACAAGCGTCACATATCCTGAAGGCTCCGCTCACCGGCGAACTTCTCCAACTGTTGAATGAGTTCTTCAGGATCGTGTCCTCCAAGATCAAGTGCAGGTGAGCGCAACGCGATGCAAAGCGCGCGCGGTAGGTTGAGCGCGCGGCCTTGTAGCGCATCTTCCCGATAACCTGACTCGAAATCGCGAGGGACCCGCAGCGTCCAATTGATGTCGTTCACGGTACCCGGCACGTTGTAGGGCTCTTCGATTCCGAAGAGATCACTCATGAACACCATGATGCTCCGCGCCCGGCTGATGAGAAGATCCGCAAAAAGCGCATGTACCAGCTCAGCTGGGCAACTCGCCGTCTTGGAGATCCAGGCCTGCCGGTCATGATCCTTCGGGCAAAGTCGACGAGCAAGGTCGGTCGCCCTCGCAACAGCGGTTCCTTTCTCCGTCCACTCGCGTGCCAGTTGCCAGATCGGCGGGGTATCGTGGTTCCCCAACATGATCCAATCAACAGGCTCAGCCAGCTCGCTGCGGTAGACGTCCGTCGGGTTGTCAGGATCCACCTTTTGCAGGATCCGAAACCGTCCCAACCCAAAC from Sulfuriroseicoccus oceanibius includes:
- a CDS encoding M16 family metallopeptidase; this encodes MNSRKRPTPRILKTLAASAVCLVASTLASHANQPPQPPLFPHETSDLQVDPAIKFGKLENGVRYAILKNTEPPNHVSLRLHIDAGSLAEADNQQGLAHFLEHMAFNGTEHFGPDELVTFLQNNGISFGAHLNAYTSFDETVYMLDLPDNNQELVDKGMLVIADWADGMSLIEEQIDHERGVILAEKRDRDSVEFRVMEQQFKNLLPEARVTKRFPIGTEEVITGAPRERFVEFYEDNYSPDRTTVVVVGDIDEAKIEAKIRELFGKMEPLTERKPDPELGQITVFEKPQPSVIVDDELKSTSVDITSIKPYQHHSDSVADRTRRLPLNLATAMLNTRLGVLAKSEDAGFTSASVSSYELMETAEMNSISVTAKDHDWKRALEVAENELRRALEFGFTQAEYDEVVANLGRSFEDAVKSKSTRHSDSLAVALTGSIHDGKVFTTPESNLEWFKATIGSMSPEIAHQALVKAWSEPNLAINLTSPKEVEGKEAALMEQFAAVTQNEVTAPAETETSAFAYDNLGEPGTVTKRTEIEDLGITQLELSNGVRVNLKSTDFAKNEVNLTARISGGLVVQPENKPGLSMILSGFFNGGGLEAHPVDELQRIFAGKKIGTALSVDEDAFVLAGKTTPEDMEDQLKLMVAYIQHPGYRDEAERMIRNMLPMLTAQLKTTPQGILSTKGAHFLAGNDPRFGLASTDVLDDYTMEDVKAWLSGPLSDGSIELSIVGDFDVESIIPQIAATFGALPTRPWSWSVNAEAREVPSPESNRKTFHLDSKLPKGLVTVNWPLDPNEDIHKSRTARLLGDILSDRLRVEIREKAGDAYSPQAGFSDSRFWINDGTLMTFIQVDPKLTDDIAERLIAIGNDLAENGATAEELERAREPALALVTKAVRSNSYWLGSVLNGSQHKAHQIDWARTFPDGYSKVTLEEVNAMAKETLTKDKATTVIITTDKAAADEEQQPAADEAA